The following proteins come from a genomic window of Cydia pomonella isolate Wapato2018A chromosome 28, ilCydPomo1, whole genome shotgun sequence:
- the LOC133532998 gene encoding uncharacterized protein LOC133532998 isoform X1 — protein sequence MPPYVPPHSTLQNVTNDRRMNFTVQGARPMVFKEQTQKQPLAFTIDMSKKPVSKVFNRLFPSAEEKEPPKPRNFHLSLNKNQEDKKLKPNARSIFKNYKSCPVSPVSEECKWADKVAQNQANQANNSLDPKKRNSLSFFVGLNKSMNDNGKSIVDTIKSDTEKMIAEITRKYGDLDDYEPNRSDLDLQPTKEEKDDGNFSSDSLEDCSLSQDASCKNKLYSKKVCKKHNKARMPRRAVSNYEIYGSMDKPVVPAKPSYIVGQKSSTLPRNMPSNLDDIMDEEAINANYSNVYRCQSVLTKRCVTRSNESVLSDNSNGSSVSNEIFLKYGNEVAFQQGKLHDSRYNLDSQNCSFENINEPDENYLDKHRHSSASFFLNQKKYMKTSCSQESMLSDEMYLDNDNQLSRTNCNSLESVLSDDSECTKSAPLEMLFEGTKPKKQMSNQAVGIPRNSKSCYEFDNTSKSYGSSPNNVPYFGGYMYNNYLGETSPKYVEAPPKPPAKPPAAKVYGFEIPVSELSGHKTVTRSKSLYDSTSKHAPPPPAKNIAYYFDGNNVQQYTKDKKSTDEIPRLNKQDYMASTSKSLQPKFAENQKYKSEMEGCETKAMVKSKSCSFEVVLEPASKPNPLKNLMEKRNSHVQKNLEKFEEQIRKNTQTKMSKNQINKEKANGAKFNNTTKSLERGSGQKNNNVKITMEFVPHKPPKPIKRTSSVKLNNRLKAGLEKSGLSSSISSQYKAKLDGLQNKNFISNKKPLEDNNSNQIEDPNDSAEKSFDVFVKEKDVNENKSEMQMDSLEVYAMQRMERMNQVSMDSLDVLEDNNDFAKDSLDYYAEQNNKVSYGKFMKDQNNQMTSLIDNACSSNRNRETKENIDPKAMSDEIKKYKYIERKIEIINKLVEMEERKILQEKILKEYRMKPLKANINDGKGVVKVLSRKFEKLASKQTVPNFASLTLEEVDTDTETNSDGKEIKRNLSLPDILDTDQIGGIVTEAIEASCDAGNEPEEKLNNTIETEPPKMLKQRVYNEMVIPKTDVHLDSENYESSTTSSSCTNSPKRLSLYFNKPKPPFRKIIRVPTPRLCMENRMMPPAKFRPVLHSGGGVRLSALAKRVPLHSPLLPSHFVPQASASKPTASASPVKSPSGFARPAPRYTAKSNMTRSSSVGVLNQSDSESDPAPSRTRGAGLMRPTISSMNKQASNSRRRPLPNAYSSVSLSTAAQEESSSEAEDKPGQPRSRAGSVDARRIGRSGSERDLSAKAREVTARLTQPSGRPRGKADPATPDPQLSSSQLCSALTEQLTRTASKVVQLYRSLRQEPGAAADISGKCLNSVPAMLSVD from the exons ATGCCCCCTTATGTACCCCCCCATTCAACTTTACAAAACGTTACAAATGATAGGAGAATGAATTTCACCGTGCAAGGAGCTCGCCCTATGGTATTTAAAGAACAAACGCAGAAACAACCATTAGCATTTACTATAGATATGTCTAAAAAACCAGTTTCAAAAGTCTTCAACCGACTCTTTCCGTCGGCGGAAGAAAAAGAACCACCTAAACCGAGAAATTTCCATTTAAGTTTGAATAAAAATCAGGAGGATAAGAAGTTGAAACCTAATGCGAGAAGcatttttaagaattataaatcATGTCCAGTATCACCTGTTTCTGAGGAATGTAAATGGGCTGATAAAGTAGCTCAAAATCAAGCTAATCAGGCGAATAACTCTTTAGATCCTAAGAAAAGGAATTCATTAAGCTTCTTCGTAGGTCTTAATAAAAGTATGAATGATAACGGAAAAAGTATTGTTGATACTATCAAAAGTGATACTGAAAAAATGATAGCGGAAATCACTAGGAAATATGGAGATTTGGATGATTATGAACCTAATAGAAGTGATTTAGATTTACAACCGACGAAAGAGGAAAAAGACGACGGTAATTTCTCGTCAGATTCTTTGGAAGATTGTAGCTTAAGTCAGGATGCTAGTTGCAAAAATAAGCTGTATTCTAAAAAAGTTTGTAAGAAACATAATAAAGCtagaatgccaagacgtgccgtTTCAAACTACGAGATATACGGATCTATGGACAAGCCAGTAGTGCCAGCTAAACCTTCGTACATAGTCGGACAGAAAAGTTCCACATTGCCTCGGAATATGCCTTCGAATTTAGACGATATCATGGATGAGGAAGCTATAAACGCTAACTATTCTAATGTGTACCGATGCCAAAGCGTTTTGACTAAGAGATGTGTTACTAGATCGAATGAATCTGTTTTAAGTGACAATTCCAATGGATCCAGTGTTTCTAATGAAATATTCTTGAAGTACGGTAATGAAGTAGCTTTTCAACAAGGAAAGCTACACGATAGTAGATACAATTTGGACTCGCAAAATTGTTCCtttgaaaatataaatgaacCTGACGAAAATTATTTAGATAAACACAGACACAGCAGCGCTAGTTTCTTCTTAAATCAGAAGAAATACATGAAAACAAGTTGCAGCCAAGAATCAATGCTTTCCGATGAAATGTACTTGGACAATGATAATCAATTGTCTCGAACTAATTGTAACTCTCTAGAAAGTGTTTTGTCAGATGATTCTGAATGTACTAAGAGTGCGCCTTTAGAAATGCTCTTCGAAGGCACTAAACCTAAGAAACAAATGTCAAATCAAGCTGTCGGTATACCTAGAAATAGTAAGAGTTGCTACGAATTCGATAATACATCGAAAAGTTATGGATCCAGTCCTAACAACGTTCCATATTTCGGTGGCTacatgtataataattatttgggAGAGACTAGTCCTAAATATGTCGAAGCACCACCAAAACCGCCAGCTAAGCCACCTGCTGCTAAAGTATATGGATTTGAAATACCTGTGTCCGAATTATCTGGTCATAAAACTGTGACGAGATCTAAAAGTCTATACGATTCAACTTCTAAACATGCACCACCTCCCCCAGCTAAGAATATTGCCTATTATTTCGATGGAAACAATGTACAGCAGTACACTAAAGATAAGAAATCAACAGATGAAATACCAAGGTTAAATAAGCAAGATTACATGGCCAGTACAAGCAAATCTCTACAGCCGAAATTTGCTGAGAACCAGAAGTATAAAAGTGAGATGGAAGGATGTGAAACAAAGGCTATGGTCAAATCTAAAAGCTGCAGTTTCGAAGTTGTACTAGAACCAGCTTCAAAGCCAAATCCTCTAAAGAATTTGATGGAAAAACGCAACTCTCACGTGCAAAAGAATTTAGAGAAATTCGAAGAGCAGATAAGGAAGAACACGCAGACGAAAATGAGTAAAAACCAAATCAATAAAGAAAAGGCGAATGGAGCTAAGTTTAACAATACTACGAAGAGTTTAGAGAGAGGCTCTGGgcagaaaaataataatgttaagaTAACTATGGAGTTTGTTCCTCACAAACCTCCGAAACCTATTAAGAGAACGTCTTCAGTCAAATTGAATAACAGACTAAAAGCAGGCTTAGAAAAGTCTGGATTAAGTTCCTCAATATCGTCTCAATATAAAGCTAAATTAGACGGTTTGCAGAACAAAAACTTCATATCAAATAAAAAGCCACTTGAAGATAATAATTCCAATCAGATTGAGGACCCAAATGACTCAGCTGAGAAAAGTTTTGACGTTTTTGTTAAAGAAAAAGatgttaatgaaaataaatctgAAATGCAAATGGATAGTCTTGAAGTATACGCAATGCAAAGAATGGAAAGGATGAATCAAGTTAGCATGGATTCCCTCGATGTCCTTGAAGACAATAATGATTTTGCCAAAGACTCTTTAGATTACTATGCGGAGCAAAACAATAAAGTATCTTATGGAAAGTTTATGAAAGATCAAAACAATCAGATGACGTCTTTAATCGACAACGCTTGCTCATCTAATAGGAATAGagaaacaaaagaaaacatagaTCCAAAAGCGATGAgcgatgaaataaaaaaatacaaatatatcgAGAGAAAGAtagaaattattaataaattagttGAAATGGAGGAACGAAAAATTCTGCAAGAGAAAATCCTAAAAGAATATAGAATGAAACCGCTTAAAGCTAACATAAACGACGGAAAGGGCGTCGTCAAAGTACTTTCGAGAAAATTTGAGAAGTTAGCATCGAAACAAACTGTCCCTAACTTCGCATCGCTGACATTAGAAGAAGTAGACACGGACACAGAAACCAATTCAGATGGCAAAGAAATCAAACGTAATCTAAGTCTTCCGGACATTCTAGATACAGACCAAATAGGAGGGATAGTAACAGAAGCTATAGAAGCTAGCTGCGATGCAGGCAACGAGCCTGAAGAAAAACTTAACAACACTATCGAAACTGAACCGCCTAAAATGCTAAAACAGAGAGTGTACAATGAAATGGTTATCCCTAAAACAGACGTACACTTAGACAGTGAAAACTACGAATCGTCAACGACTAGTTCAAGCTGCACGAACTCTCCAAAAAGACTATCGTTGTATTTCAACAAACCTAAACCTCCGTTTAGGAAGATCATTCGTGTGCCGACTCCAAGACTTTGCATGGAGAATCGAATGATGCCGCCAGCTAAATTCAGGCCAGTGTTACATTCAGGGGGTGGTGTAAGGCTGTCTGCGTTAGCCAAGAGAGTTCCCCTCCATTCCCCTCTCCTGCCGTCGCATTTTGTCCCTCAAG CATCTGCAAGCAAACCCACAGCCTCCGCTAGTCCAGTGAAGAGCCCTAGTGGCTTCGCCAGGCCTGCCCCAAGATATACTGCCAAATCTAACATGACAAGAAGTAGCAGTGTCGGAGTATTGAACCAG AGCGACTCGGAATCTGATCCTGCGCCGTCCAGGACCCGCGGTGCGGGTCTGATGCGGCCCACAATTAGTTCTATGAACAAACAGGCCAGCAACAGCCGACGCAGGCCGCTACCCAACGCTTATAGCTCCG TGTCGCTGTCGACGGCCGCCCAAGAAGAGTCCAGCTCCGAAGCCGAGGACAAGCCTGGGCAGCCCCGATCGAGGGCAGGCAGTGTCGATGCTCGGCGTATCG GTCGGAGCGGCTCAGAACGCGACCTGTCGGCGAAGGCGCGCGAAGTAACGGCGCGGCTCACTCAGCCCTCCGGCCGGCCGCGCGGCAAGGCGGACCCAGCTACACCCGACCCGCAGC tGTCATCGTCCCAGCTATGCTCAGCGTTGACTGAGCAGTTGACGCGCACAGCGAGCAAGGTCGTCCAGTTGTACCGGAGTCTTAGGCAAGAGCCCGGTGCCGCCGCTGATATTAGCGGTAAGTGTCTTAACAGCGTCCCAGCTATGCTCAGCGTTGACTGA